The sequence below is a genomic window from Planktothrix serta PCC 8927.
TCAGCTATAATCCCTATCAGGGATTGAAACCTCATAATGGATGAGTGTGGGCAACTTTTCCATAGTTGAAATCAGCTATAATCCCTATCAGGGATTGAAACTGTATGTACAGCAACATTGAAACACTTGCGTCCATTATTGTTGAAATCAGCTATAATCCCTATCAGGGATTGAAACAAAAAATTTGGGAAAAACGTCATGGATGGCGCTTTCGGTTGAAATCAGCTATAATCCCTATCAGGGATTGAAACCTAAATAGTCTGACCATTCCGGCTCACGACATTGAGTTGTTGAAATCAGCTATAATCCCTATCAGGGATTGAAACAGATTGGAGTTTGGATCAGGGATAGGATGTTCCAGTTGAAATCAGCTATAATCCCTATCAGGGATTGAAACGTTCTATCCCGTCCGAGTCTTCCCCGAACATCAAAAGTTGAAATCAGCTATAATCCCTATCAGGGATTGAAACCAAGCATTTTATCGTTAACAGGGATGTTAAAGCACCGTTGAAATCAGCTATAATCCCTATCAGGGATTGAAACAATCTGAAAAGATGATGAGAATCTATGATGCGGGCGTGTTGAAATCAGCTATAATCCCTATCAGGGATTGAAACTACCTATTCGGGTGCACAACACTACACAGACAACGTTGAAATCAGCTATAATCCCTATCAGGGATTGAAACGTACCCGGATACAGATGATATCGGAAAAGCAGTAAATGAAGTTGAAATCAGCTATAATCCCTATCAGGGATTGAAACATCTAACCTAACTACACCTGTAGACAGTCCAGTAGGTTGAAATCAGCTATAATCCCTATCAGGGATTGAAACAACCCAACTGTTAAGAGTCGCTTCTTTAATACCCGTCCTTCTGGTTGAAATCAGCTATAATCCCTATCAGGGATTGAAACCAGAAAAATCCGCTTTACAACTCCGGGGTTCAAGGTTGAAATCAGCTATAATCCCTATCAGGGATTGAAACCCTTTCACAGTGCAGCGAGCGCCCGAAAGGCAAAGTTGAAATCAGCTATAATCCCTATCAGGGATTGAAACCAGAAACAATTGATTTCATCGGGCCGTAATTGGAGTTGAAATCAGCTATAATCCCTATCAGGGATTGAAACGCGACACTTCCGGCTAACCAAGCTGCGGGATCTTGTTGAAATCAGCTATAATCCCTATCAGGGATTGAAACATGGGAATAACAAATTCTGCTACAGGAATATTAAGCGGGTGTTGAAATCAGCTATAATCCCTATCAGGGATTGAAACGAGGATAAAAAGTTAAAAGGATTCTTAGAGGGATTTTTTGAGTTGAAATCAGCTATAATCCCTATCAGGGATTGAAACGTCCTTATAGCTATCGCAAAAAAAATTCTGTTAGTGTTGAAATCAGCTATAATCCCTATCAGGGATTGAAACTACAACACTGAAGGCAAAAGCCATCATATTTATGTAGTTGAAATCAGCTATAATCCCTATCAGGGATTGAAACGGAAAGCAGCTGCTTCTAGTAAATTTGCTAACGGCTCTAAATCGTTGAAATCAGCTATAATCCCTATCAGGGATTGAAACGGAAATGCAAAATTAAACCCGCACAAATTCGGGGGTTGAAATCAGCTATAATCCCTATCAGGGATTGAAACAATAGAAAGGATGCGATCGCGATAATTCTTTTATTGTTGAAATCAGCTATAATCCCTATCAGGGATTGAAACTTCCGTATTAATTGATGATACAGCAACCAATAATTAGTTGAAATCAGCTATAATCCCTATCAGGGATTGAAACTACGATTCCTCTTACAATATTGACACAGATTTGTCAATCGTTGAAATCAGCTATAATCCCTATCAGGGATTGAAACCCGATATTGCAAAAGAAAGTATTTCCCGTAAAAATACCAAGTTGAAATCAGCTATAATCCCTATCAGGGATTGAAACGGGAGCTAAAATTCATAATTCGTAATTCGTAATTCGTAATTCGTAATTCATAATTCGTAATTCGTAATTCCTTTACTGGGATGGGTGAAGAAGCCCTGAAGGGCTTACTACGGGGAAGAAATTTTATCCTTCGGAACGTTTATTCATCTCAAATTCTTCTAAAGCGGCTTCAGAATTGGGTGCTGAACTTAACCAAAATTGAAACTCATCCGCAAACCGATGATTTAAAATAGCATCTCGAATGCGTTGGGTAAAACGAATTAATTCGGTAACATTATGAATCGAGATTAATGTATAGCCTAATAGTTCCTTCGCCCGGATTAAATGACTAATATAAGCCCGACTAAAATTTTGACAGGTATAACAGGGACAGGTTTCATCTAAGGGTTGAAAATCTTCTCGAAATTGAGCATTTTTTAAATTCAATCGTTCTCCCTTAATTAACGCCGCTCCATGACGGGCTAAACGAGTGGGAATCACACAATCAAATAAATCCACCCCCGCAGCAATGGCTTGAGCCATTTCTCGATAGGTTCCTACTCCCATTAAATAACGGGGTTTATTAAAGGGTAAAATTGGCGTTGTCACCTGAACAATTTTTTCAATTAATGTTACAGGTTCCCCTACACTCACGCCCCCAATCGCATATCCAGGTAAATCAAATTCAACTAATTCTTGAGCCGCTTTTTCTCGTAAATCCGCATAAATTCCCCCCTGGACAATTCCGAATAAGGCTTGGTCGGTGCGTTGATGGGCATTAATACAGCGTCCTAACCAGCGTTGGGTGCGTTCTGTGGCTTTTAATACCGCTTCTCGACTCGCCGGATAGGGGGGACATTCATCAAACGCCATAATCACATCCGCCCCTAATTCATTTTGAATTTGGATGGAACGTTCTGGGGTGAAGTTAATGATTTTTCCATCATGGGGAGAACGAAACGTTACCCCTTCTTCGGTAATCGTGCGAATTTGACTTAAACTAAAGACTTGAAATCCCCCGGAATCCGTCAGCATCGGGCCATCCCAGCCCATAAACCGATGTAATCCTCCAGCCCCAGCCACAATCTTTTCTCCAGGTTGTAAATGCAGGTGATAGGTATTCGATAAAACCATCTGAGCGCCTGCATCTTTGAGGTGTGCTGGAGTGAGAGTTTTGACATTTGCCAAGGTTCCCACGGGCATAAATCGTGGAGTTTCTACCCAACCATGAGGGGTATGAAATAACCCAACACGGGCTTTTGTTTGACTACAGCACGCCTGAACTTCAAAAGAGAAAGGGTGTGACATAAAAAAATAGAAAAACGGCTTAGGAGAATCGGGGTTAAAAACGACCCCCCTGCTTCCTATTTTCTATTCTAAACCTCTAAGGGAGCAACCGAATTAAAATTTTCGGTTTGAGGAGATTCTCATCCTTTTATCGCTTAGAACGGGCAGTCATCATCATCAATTTGACTATCCCAATTAGAAGACAAAACTTGATCCATAACCGCATCTAAAGCCGCTGCATTAAAATTGCGATTAAATTGTTCTTGTAAGGGATTTGTTAAAGGAATTAATCGTAACAAACGCCCCCCTTCTTGAACCAGATCAAAATAAGTTTCCTGTTCAGGAGACTGTTTGAGTTCTAAGTAATCAAAACTATAAACATTCAAATACAACGAATGATTCGCAACTAAAGTTGCTTGTTGAGGATTAGCAAAAACTTCTAGGATGTATCCTTCTGCTTCTGTGCATATTTGTCCGTCCTGAATATGCAAATAACGGACACGACCCAAATCAACAAGCAGTTTTTGCATATCCCGCTTGTTAAAAACGATACCCGTATCAATAATGCAAGGAGCAGACACCCTGTAATCTAGTTGGTCGTAACTCATGGAGAAAAAGCCTCAGATGTAATCTGTGAATTACAGAATGGCAATGATTCTGTTGAATGAAATCCGTAGTGACAAAATTTTCCCATCCCTAGGTGTAGAGGAATTACGAACAAAGGGGTCTGGGGGTACAGGTAGCTAACTCCAATACACTTTCCAAACCGGGAACCTTGGATATCTTATTCCTCTTTGTCAATCTAATGGTTTTAATCTAATAATTGTTGAGGGAATAGCTAGACTGAAGCGGGAATTTTGTTCAAACTCCTCTACAAGACTGAGGCTATTCCTGGGGATGATTAAAACCATACTTTTTACTGAATGGTAGATGTGGTAATTGTAGCAAAACTACAACTTTCCAAGCGGACAGGCTGAGTTTATAAGTCATCGATTCCTTCTCTACATCCGAAATGATCGGCAGCAATTAAAAAGGATGGATTCGGTTTCAACTCGATCTGTGATTTAACAACCCTGGAGTTGGTAAACTCCAATTAGCTTTGGCTTGAGTCTGACAAAACATGAGTTGTTATTTCAATTCTGGCATAACCTAGAAAATATTTATAGATCTATGCAAATTTAATTTTTGCTATGTCAGATGATCAGATGATGCGATCAATCGCTCAATTTTTCCAGCAACAGGGTGCAGCGTTAGGGGCGGCGATCGCATTTTATACCTGTGTTCCCATCCCCCTATCTTGGACGTTGGAGTTCCGAGGAATAGCCCGTTTTGCGCCGCTAATTGGGGTGTTGATCGGCGGAATTTTAGGATTAATTGATGGCGGCTTATCCCTATTGGGTTGTCCGGTGTTAACCCGCTCGGTTTTAGTGATTGTGACTGGAATTGGGATCACCGGAGGATTACATTTAGATGGCGCAATGGATACAGCCGATGGTTTAGCGGTAACTGATCCGCATCGACGCCTAGAAGTCATGGCTGATAGTGTAACGGGAGCCTTTGGGGTGATGGCTGCGATCGCGATTATCTGCTTAAAAGTCGCTGCTTTAAGGGATTTGAGTGGGGATCGAGGCTTAATTTTAATGGCTGTAGCCGGGTGGGGACGTTGGGGACAGTTAGTAGCGATCGCTCGTTATCCCTATTTGAAAGCCACCGGAAAAGGCGCGTTTCACAAAGATACCCCCTATTCGTCCTGGGATTTAATTCC
It includes:
- the tgt gene encoding tRNA guanosine(34) transglycosylase Tgt — its product is MSHPFSFEVQACCSQTKARVGLFHTPHGWVETPRFMPVGTLANVKTLTPAHLKDAGAQMVLSNTYHLHLQPGEKIVAGAGGLHRFMGWDGPMLTDSGGFQVFSLSQIRTITEEGVTFRSPHDGKIINFTPERSIQIQNELGADVIMAFDECPPYPASREAVLKATERTQRWLGRCINAHQRTDQALFGIVQGGIYADLREKAAQELVEFDLPGYAIGGVSVGEPVTLIEKIVQVTTPILPFNKPRYLMGVGTYREMAQAIAAGVDLFDCVIPTRLARHGAALIKGERLNLKNAQFREDFQPLDETCPCYTCQNFSRAYISHLIRAKELLGYTLISIHNVTELIRFTQRIRDAILNHRFADEFQFWLSSAPNSEAALEEFEMNKRSEG
- the cobS gene encoding adenosylcobinamide-GDP ribazoletransferase, producing MSDDQMMRSIAQFFQQQGAALGAAIAFYTCVPIPLSWTLEFRGIARFAPLIGVLIGGILGLIDGGLSLLGCPVLTRSVLVIVTGIGITGGLHLDGAMDTADGLAVTDPHRRLEVMADSVTGAFGVMAAIAIICLKVAALRDLSGDRGLILMAVAGWGRWGQLVAIARYPYLKATGKGAFHKDTPYSSWDLIPGALLLILFSGILMILNPQRWLVAVGLALGGSAIAILIGAWFNARLGGHTGDTYGAVVEWTEAFVLVLVVALQG